Proteins encoded together in one Nitrospira sp. window:
- a CDS encoding type II toxin-antitoxin system VapC family toxin: protein MIKEGWLAVVQPPHWLAEVAAVIARLDPGRARRAVSLLDALELPVITDSEVYQKACDLSASLAPHVFDTLYHAVALYEPGTVLITADERYYRQAHTIGRIVRLHDFVPSAR from the coding sequence TTGATCAAAGAGGGTTGGCTCGCTGTCGTGCAACCACCGCACTGGTTGGCTGAGGTGGCTGCGGTCATTGCACGTTTGGATCCTGGTCGGGCACGCCGAGCCGTTTCCCTTCTGGACGCGCTTGAGTTGCCGGTCATAACGGACAGTGAGGTCTATCAGAAGGCCTGTGATCTCTCTGCCTCACTCGCACCGCATGTCTTCGATACGCTGTATCACGCCGTGGCATTGTACGAACCTGGAACGGTGCTGATCACCGCCGATGAACGGTATTATCGGCAAGCTCATACAATCGGTCGGATTGTGAGATTGCACGACTTCGTTCCGTCGGCAAGGTAA